A part of Prolixibacteraceae bacterium genomic DNA contains:
- a CDS encoding DUF4956 domain-containing protein, with product MNDLFSIIPWAIVSPALLEIVSVFVIFGLIFTPSTYQRRDFLFSYVTISISVFILAFLLHHLEFELSLAVGLFAIFGILRFRTDPIPIKEMAYLFVSIAMSIINALSFDFFFTHQVFIANVMLWIVLAWMERVLYHKKNASMPMVYDRIALLAPDKESELLEDLHKRTGLNVIQVKVKQFDLLKETADIIVYFSS from the coding sequence ATGAATGACCTTTTTTCTATAATCCCATGGGCCATAGTTAGTCCTGCACTTTTAGAGATCGTATCTGTATTTGTGATTTTTGGATTAATATTTACCCCATCAACTTACCAACGAAGGGATTTTCTGTTTTCGTATGTTACGATAAGTATTAGTGTATTTATTCTCGCGTTCTTGCTTCATCATCTTGAATTTGAGCTTTCTTTGGCGGTCGGATTATTTGCAATCTTTGGTATTCTACGATTTCGAACAGATCCGATTCCAATAAAAGAGATGGCGTATCTGTTTGTCAGTATTGCGATGTCCATTATTAATGCACTCTCTTTTGATTTCTTTTTTACACATCAAGTGTTTATTGCCAATGTGATGTTGTGGATTGTTTTGGCTTGGATGGAGAGAGTATTGTATCATAAGAAAAATGCCTCTATGCCAATGGTTTATGATCGGATTGCACTGCTTGCTCCTGATAAAGAGTCTGAGTTGTTGGAAGACCTTCACAAACGTACTGGTTTGAATGTGATTCAAGTAAAGGTGAAACAGTTTGATCTATTGAAAGAAACAGCAGATATTATTGTCTATTTTTCCTCTTAG
- a CDS encoding glycoside hydrolase family 18 protein, whose translation MKRINFYLSYASIFLFLMGIVACSRSTNSLSLSKKKEKGYSIREDIFNKASASMKGEVKFIRENRPSISYDEHVVWGFIDVVQPTNKNSVPHNVVFDISQKNASNYIQSISIYESDDVELHAQDYNVGSLTIKPGLKKAKVVFDRPIKYKNGHAKLIVSLYMRKSIPKDTKVEINPKGFFYTKGQSLYSAKIADSREPKYVPLVFNSSVPLVDYSWNKPMFNVGFLKLDKKKGYRNSQIDPSEFSHVILSDFKIATDNSIFLSDKGSFIVDQAELINSLHRKGVKVFIRLTAMVDNDNQQRLDYFTSLLSDEKHMKAFARELKQMLLRNNLDGVNLNFQMFKETGLNDKDHLCRFIDVIHQSFREEANYSLQVTANVTSNYRAWDYEELSKRTDFLTVMLYGFSRKFSAPLDIIKTRVKELKVKGIPAKKLIPIFPFYGNRWVVNKTNDRHLMLVGYVPMKLHKIYEDGDKKWHEKEQCYTYDYRDDKDWIRVYAEGERSIEAKLNYVKSQDLLGFGWYNLGLEAPEQAEMLTALFDKYNQL comes from the coding sequence ATGAAAAGAATTAATTTTTATCTGTCCTATGCTTCGATATTCTTATTTCTAATGGGAATAGTGGCATGTTCACGCTCAACCAACAGCTTGTCTTTGTCTAAAAAGAAAGAAAAAGGGTACTCTATTAGAGAAGATATTTTTAACAAAGCATCTGCTTCGATGAAGGGGGAGGTGAAGTTTATTCGTGAAAACAGACCAAGCATCTCGTATGATGAGCATGTGGTATGGGGTTTTATCGATGTAGTACAGCCAACAAATAAGAATAGTGTGCCTCACAATGTTGTTTTTGATATTTCTCAAAAAAATGCGTCTAATTACATTCAGTCGATATCGATATATGAATCAGATGATGTCGAATTACATGCCCAAGATTATAATGTAGGTAGCTTAACAATTAAGCCTGGTCTAAAGAAAGCAAAAGTTGTTTTTGATAGACCGATAAAATATAAAAATGGACATGCTAAACTTATTGTGTCGCTTTACATGCGTAAGTCAATACCGAAAGACACTAAAGTTGAGATAAATCCAAAAGGTTTCTTTTACACTAAAGGACAATCATTGTACTCTGCAAAAATTGCTGATTCACGAGAACCAAAGTATGTTCCTCTAGTTTTTAATAGTAGTGTTCCTTTAGTTGATTACAGTTGGAACAAACCGATGTTTAATGTTGGATTTCTTAAGTTAGATAAGAAAAAGGGGTACCGTAATTCACAAATTGATCCTAGTGAATTTAGTCACGTTATTTTGTCTGATTTTAAAATTGCTACGGATAACTCTATCTTTCTTTCAGATAAGGGATCTTTTATTGTGGATCAAGCTGAGTTGATTAACTCATTGCATCGAAAAGGGGTAAAGGTGTTTATTCGATTGACTGCAATGGTGGATAATGACAACCAACAACGTTTAGATTATTTTACAAGTCTGTTGAGTGATGAGAAGCATATGAAAGCTTTTGCTAGAGAGTTAAAACAGATGTTGTTACGAAATAATCTTGATGGAGTAAATTTAAACTTTCAGATGTTTAAAGAGACTGGCTTGAATGATAAAGATCACCTGTGTCGTTTTATCGATGTGATTCATCAATCTTTTAGAGAAGAGGCAAATTATTCTCTTCAAGTTACTGCAAATGTAACTTCTAACTATAGAGCTTGGGATTATGAAGAGCTATCTAAAAGAACAGATTTCTTGACAGTGATGCTTTACGGCTTCTCTCGTAAGTTCTCTGCACCTTTGGATATAATTAAAACCAGAGTGAAGGAGTTGAAAGTAAAAGGAATTCCTGCAAAGAAGTTAATCCCTATTTTCCCATTCTATGGAAACAGATGGGTTGTAAATAAGACGAATGATCGTCACCTTATGTTGGTAGGTTATGTTCCGATGAAGCTCCATAAGATATATGAAGATGGTGATAAGAAATGGCATGAGAAAGAACAATGTTATACTTATGACTATCGTGATGATAAAGATTGGATTCGTGTATATGCAGAAGGCGAACGTTCTATTGAAGCCAAACTAAATTATGTGAAGAGTCAAGACCTTCTTGGTTTCGGATGGTACAACCTTGGTTTAGAAGCTCCAGAACAGGCTGAAATGCTAACGGCACTATTTGATAAATACAATCAGTTATAG
- the mnmA gene encoding tRNA 2-thiouridine(34) synthase MnmA gives MSKSVMLAMSGGTDSSVSAMLLQEQGYLVKGVTFRMYDTEDDVPEFVKDAKILALRLGIEHYTVDIRQHFRDDIIKVFTQQYKDGITPNPCVLCNNTIKWPYLVEAADKYGCEYIATGHYTKVSKVDGRFYIDSGFDPEKEQSFFLWGLDQSILSRTIFPLGEFTKDEIREMASQRGFEKVATKKDSMGVCFLQGQDYRHFIKKEYDNNKIDISKGNFVDEEGVVLGRHNGVPFYTLGQRRGLGINLNKALYVIGINGDKDEIILGDKSNLEVRRIVLENHLITDPDVMKYKELEVRIRYRKQYVLGHVARVDGDEMEIILHEPEILEAPGQTATLYHDGRILAGGWIKENYQE, from the coding sequence ATGAGTAAGAGTGTAATGTTAGCAATGAGTGGAGGAACAGATAGTAGTGTGAGTGCTATGCTTCTTCAAGAGCAAGGGTATTTAGTGAAAGGCGTAACCTTTCGTATGTATGATACGGAGGATGATGTTCCTGAATTTGTGAAGGATGCAAAAATATTGGCACTACGACTCGGAATTGAACATTATACTGTTGATATTCGCCAACATTTCAGAGATGATATAATTAAAGTGTTTACACAGCAATATAAAGATGGAATCACTCCTAATCCATGTGTGTTGTGTAACAATACCATCAAATGGCCATATCTAGTAGAGGCTGCGGATAAATATGGTTGTGAGTATATCGCAACTGGCCACTATACAAAAGTGTCGAAAGTGGATGGTCGATTCTACATTGATTCAGGTTTTGATCCTGAAAAAGAGCAATCATTCTTTTTGTGGGGATTAGATCAAAGTATACTGTCTCGAACGATATTTCCCTTGGGAGAGTTTACTAAAGATGAGATCCGTGAAATGGCCTCACAAAGAGGATTTGAAAAGGTTGCTACTAAGAAAGATTCTATGGGTGTGTGTTTCCTTCAAGGACAAGATTATCGTCACTTTATAAAGAAAGAGTATGACAATAATAAAATTGATATCTCCAAAGGAAATTTTGTTGATGAAGAGGGAGTCGTACTTGGTCGACATAATGGGGTTCCTTTTTATACTTTAGGTCAAAGGCGTGGTTTAGGGATTAACCTTAACAAGGCACTTTATGTGATTGGTATCAATGGTGATAAGGATGAGATTATACTCGGTGATAAATCAAATTTAGAAGTCCGTCGCATTGTCTTAGAGAACCATCTGATTACTGACCCTGATGTGATGAAATATAAAGAGTTGGAGGTTCGGATACGCTATCGTAAGCAATATGTGTTAGGGCATGTTGCAAGAGTTGATGGAGATGAAATGGAAATTATTCTACATGAGCCTGAAATATTAGAAGCACCTGGGCAAACGGCTACACTCTATCATGATGGTCGTATTTTAGCTGGAGGGTGGATAAAAGAGAATTATCAAGAATAA
- a CDS encoding TonB-dependent receptor — MKSTFLNSSNLIHFKRWNGKAYSAFNTLKRVVHIATLVCSYVIVTPVLDVAAQEVIKTNRESEDLLHEDIEEVMVSAKRVPVLLSDVNRSVTIIDRKEIELAPVQSIQDLLEYAMSVDIRQRGGMGVQADMSIRGGTSEQVAILINGMCINDPQTGHNTLNLPIPMDAIKRIEILNGASSVNFGVNAFSGAINIITDAEDTSNLNVQLSAGMYGFLNGTASATLSTESETHFISASHRKSDGYVDNTDFTITNLYYTNKFKFKNADLRSQLGYVDNAFGANSFYTADYPDQFEHVKTTFASVELKGKGALHLSPSVYYRNGVDHFQLFRDPVNAPEWNKDNYHRTNVFGGNLNSWFESSLGRISWGFNYRYEGILSSQLGEERDTPKTIVGVEEAKYTHSYNRNNYSFFLSDDLHWNKLDLSLSLMSVINSDLGKAFWAPGASFGYEFVENLRWMVSANSALRMPTFTDMFYSSRTNVGNKDLRPEKAWSYETGLKYHHGGLKSETTVFYRKSEDVIDWVAKKAGVDKRYYATNISEINTYGVEGSFEYNFFKSPFIKRLSLNFSFIDQDKKEIEGYDSTYALDYLKAKIDLGVRHKIYGNFIADWKVTYQDRNGTYKTSVAGQKDPVYVNYEPFIVTNLKISYEKEKFNLYGEVSNMFDKTYVDFGNIQQPGAWVRLGVKYKLSL, encoded by the coding sequence ATGAAATCAACATTTTTAAATTCATCAAACCTAATCCATTTTAAACGATGGAATGGGAAAGCCTACAGTGCTTTCAATACCCTAAAGAGGGTTGTGCATATTGCTACTTTGGTTTGTAGTTATGTCATCGTAACACCAGTCCTAGATGTGGCAGCGCAGGAGGTAATTAAAACCAATAGAGAATCAGAAGATTTGCTTCATGAGGATATTGAGGAGGTAATGGTATCCGCCAAGAGGGTTCCTGTTCTTTTATCCGATGTAAACCGGTCCGTAACAATTATCGATCGAAAAGAGATTGAATTGGCACCCGTTCAAAGTATACAAGATCTTCTTGAATATGCAATGAGTGTCGACATTAGACAACGAGGAGGCATGGGAGTACAGGCAGACATGAGTATTCGTGGAGGTACTTCAGAACAAGTTGCCATTTTGATAAATGGAATGTGCATCAATGATCCTCAAACTGGACATAATACATTAAACCTGCCAATTCCAATGGATGCCATAAAACGTATTGAAATTTTAAATGGGGCATCTAGTGTTAACTTCGGAGTAAATGCCTTTTCTGGGGCTATCAATATAATCACAGATGCTGAGGATACATCAAATTTGAATGTGCAGCTTTCAGCAGGTATGTATGGCTTTTTAAATGGGACGGCTTCAGCTACGCTCTCTACAGAAAGTGAGACCCACTTTATCTCTGCATCGCACAGAAAAAGTGATGGCTACGTAGATAATACCGATTTCACCATTACCAATCTTTACTATACCAACAAATTTAAGTTTAAGAATGCAGATTTAAGGTCACAACTGGGTTATGTTGATAACGCTTTTGGTGCAAATTCTTTTTATACTGCAGATTATCCTGATCAGTTTGAACATGTAAAAACGACTTTCGCTTCTGTTGAGTTAAAGGGTAAAGGTGCGCTTCACTTATCTCCATCTGTTTATTATAGAAATGGAGTCGATCATTTTCAGCTATTTAGAGATCCAGTAAATGCTCCAGAATGGAATAAAGATAATTATCATCGAACAAATGTTTTTGGAGGTAATTTAAATAGTTGGTTTGAATCTTCTCTGGGTAGAATTTCATGGGGCTTTAACTATCGATATGAGGGGATCTTGAGTAGCCAGCTAGGTGAAGAGAGAGATACTCCTAAAACGATTGTTGGTGTGGAAGAGGCTAAGTATACTCATAGTTATAATCGAAATAATTATAGTTTTTTCTTATCTGATGATCTGCATTGGAATAAACTAGACCTCTCGTTGTCTTTGATGTCGGTCATTAATAGTGATCTTGGGAAAGCATTTTGGGCACCTGGAGCTTCTTTTGGATATGAGTTTGTAGAAAATTTAAGATGGATGGTGTCAGCAAATAGTGCTCTTCGTATGCCAACTTTTACGGATATGTTCTATAGTTCACGAACCAATGTTGGGAATAAAGATCTACGACCAGAAAAGGCTTGGTCATATGAAACTGGATTAAAATATCATCATGGTGGTTTGAAATCAGAAACGACTGTTTTTTATCGTAAATCAGAAGATGTAATTGATTGGGTTGCCAAGAAAGCAGGAGTGGATAAGAGGTACTATGCAACAAATATTTCTGAAATAAACACTTATGGTGTAGAAGGAAGTTTTGAGTATAACTTCTTTAAATCACCATTTATCAAAAGGTTGTCTTTAAACTTCAGCTTTATTGACCAAGATAAAAAAGAGATCGAAGGATATGACTCTACTTATGCATTGGACTATTTAAAAGCAAAAATAGATTTGGGAGTGCGTCATAAAATATATGGTAACTTTATTGCCGATTGGAAGGTGACCTATCAGGATCGTAATGGTACTTATAAAACTTCAGTGGCAGGTCAAAAAGATCCAGTATATGTAAACTATGAACCTTTTATTGTAACCAATCTAAAAATCTCATACGAAAAGGAAAAATTCAATTTGTATGGCGAAGTATCGAATATGTTTGATAAAACATATGTCGATTTTGGGAACATACAACAACCAGGGGCGTGGGTGAGATTAGGCGTGAAGTATAAGCTAAGTCTATAA
- the xerD gene encoding site-specific tyrosine recombinase XerD — MNWDQCKKGYETYLRLEKSLSQNSVSAYMNDINKLTTFLTAEYPNITPREVKIEHLRKFVEWMNGNNVSPRTQARTISGTKSFFKFLLMENVIEADPTTLLESPKIGRKLPDILTPDEIDQIIDAIDLNKPEGVRNKAIIEALYSCGLRVSELVNLKISNLHFEEEYIVVEGKSEKERMVPISNKAINDIKDYVEKYRVNLNVSPDSEDILFLNRRGRQLSRVMIFTIIKGLADKVKLNKNISPHTFRHSFASQLIEGGADLRAVQEMLGHESILTTEIYTHLDQDYLKDTVNRHHPRS, encoded by the coding sequence ATGAATTGGGATCAGTGTAAAAAAGGGTATGAGACGTATCTACGCCTCGAAAAATCTCTTTCACAAAATTCAGTTAGCGCTTATATGAATGATATTAATAAGCTAACTACTTTTCTTACTGCAGAATATCCAAATATTACTCCGAGAGAGGTAAAAATAGAGCATTTGCGTAAATTTGTTGAGTGGATGAATGGTAATAATGTGAGTCCAAGAACACAGGCTCGTACTATTTCCGGAACCAAATCATTCTTCAAATTTTTATTGATGGAGAATGTTATTGAGGCAGATCCAACAACATTGTTAGAGAGCCCTAAAATTGGACGTAAATTACCCGATATTCTTACTCCAGATGAGATCGATCAGATTATTGATGCGATTGATTTAAACAAGCCTGAAGGTGTCCGTAATAAAGCTATTATTGAGGCTTTATATAGTTGTGGATTGCGTGTTTCAGAGCTAGTGAACTTGAAAATTTCAAATTTACATTTTGAAGAGGAGTATATTGTTGTTGAAGGTAAGTCTGAAAAAGAGAGAATGGTACCTATTAGCAATAAAGCGATCAATGACATTAAAGATTATGTAGAGAAGTATCGTGTAAATCTTAATGTTAGCCCTGATAGTGAAGATATTCTATTTTTGAACCGTAGAGGACGACAGTTAAGTCGTGTTATGATATTTACTATTATTAAAGGTTTAGCGGATAAGGTGAAGTTGAATAAGAACATTAGTCCTCATACTTTCCGTCACTCATTTGCTTCTCAATTGATTGAAGGTGGTGCTGATTTGAGAGCAGTACAAGAAATGTTGGGACATGAATCTATCTTGACAACAGAGATTTATACCCATTTAGATCAAGATTACTTGAAGGACACAGTTAATCGTCACCACCCAAGATCTTAA
- the aroQ gene encoding type II 3-dehydroquinate dehydratase, which translates to MRKILIINGPNLNLLGVREKSIYGDQSFEAYYETLKTKFPNVEFTYYQSNVEGELINQIHQHGFKDDGIVINAGAYTHTSVALRDAIAGVNSPVIEVHISNTLTRESFRHESIIGPVCKGSIMGFGLDSYRLGIEAIIGLQENA; encoded by the coding sequence ATGAGAAAAATATTGATTATTAATGGTCCCAACCTAAATTTACTAGGTGTTAGAGAGAAAAGTATCTACGGAGATCAGTCATTTGAAGCATATTATGAAACTTTAAAGACAAAATTTCCAAACGTAGAATTTACATATTATCAATCAAATGTGGAAGGAGAGCTGATAAATCAAATTCATCAGCATGGATTTAAAGATGACGGGATAGTGATCAATGCGGGAGCATATACCCATACCTCTGTTGCACTTCGAGACGCCATTGCGGGAGTAAATAGCCCAGTAATAGAAGTACATATTTCTAATACATTAACGAGAGAATCATTCCGACATGAATCGATTATTGGTCCTGTTTGCAAAGGAAGCATTATGGGCTTTGGTCTTGATTCCTATCGTTTGGGCATAGAAGCAATAATAGGCCTTCAAGAGAACGCTTAA
- a CDS encoding TonB family protein, producing MKTLYVNYLLIKYYPYLYIKYYKPKYKEGRVMRIFTLFITLLISSISFANRIYLNNDFKKTSKGKAAYYREISNSDNKAYHIKDYTITGVLIREGSFKDKQSKIKHGEIKEYYSWGNIAYISNYHDNILDGKRTSYYSTGEIKREEYFSQGELERGTCYDKAGKELKFFPSIEMPKFNHNGEDLETYLSKNLFYPSEAYQKGKEGEVLVSFKVRTTGEVSSVRILESSNILFNKAAKDLIKQTNHKWHMGRYENVPSDVTMTLPIVFSLNK from the coding sequence ATGAAAACTTTATATGTAAACTATTTGTTAATTAAATATTATCCATATCTTTACATTAAGTATTACAAACCAAAATATAAGGAGGGCCGAGTCATGAGAATCTTTACTCTATTTATCACACTCCTCATTTCATCCATAAGTTTTGCCAATCGCATCTATTTGAATAATGACTTCAAGAAGACAAGCAAAGGTAAGGCCGCTTACTATAGAGAGATATCCAATAGTGATAATAAAGCATACCACATTAAAGACTACACCATTACTGGAGTACTTATTCGTGAAGGGAGCTTTAAGGATAAGCAGTCTAAAATTAAACATGGTGAAATCAAAGAGTATTACTCATGGGGTAATATTGCCTATATATCCAACTACCATGACAACATATTAGATGGTAAGCGAACAAGCTATTACTCTACCGGTGAGATAAAAAGAGAAGAGTACTTTTCACAAGGAGAGCTGGAAAGAGGAACATGTTATGACAAAGCTGGAAAGGAACTTAAGTTTTTTCCATCCATAGAGATGCCCAAATTTAACCACAACGGTGAAGACCTTGAAACATATTTATCAAAAAACCTATTCTATCCATCCGAAGCATATCAGAAGGGTAAAGAGGGAGAAGTTCTTGTCTCATTTAAAGTGAGAACAACGGGAGAAGTTTCGAGTGTAAGAATCTTAGAATCATCGAATATTTTATTTAATAAAGCAGCCAAAGATTTAATAAAACAGACAAATCACAAATGGCATATGGGGAGATATGAAAATGTACCTTCTGATGTCACCATGACCTTACCCATTGTCTTTTCATTAAATAAATAA
- a CDS encoding VTC domain-containing protein yields the protein MTRYDQKFIIPSESLDVILGYLQKSYHVLKVNESWLQEYENHYYDTARLDLARDHLRGKRPRYKLRKRIYIDTEDCYWEMKCKVVGGQMVKKRIKASMNGAERFINGFEIPIGIEALRNSLKNNYFRASFYSLESNEKVTIDQSLKILQDNQWVDILEGFVVVEVKGMHFNESSFVQFLRSHSFRSIKFSKYCFGIGMLHTQFFPHKRKAVLHYLKSLK from the coding sequence ATGACACGTTATGATCAAAAGTTTATCATCCCGTCTGAGTCTTTAGATGTTATATTGGGGTATCTTCAAAAATCATACCATGTGTTGAAAGTGAATGAATCATGGTTGCAAGAGTATGAAAATCATTATTACGATACAGCGCGTTTAGATCTTGCTAGAGATCATTTAAGGGGAAAGCGTCCTCGTTATAAACTCAGAAAAAGAATTTATATTGATACAGAGGATTGTTATTGGGAAATGAAGTGTAAAGTGGTTGGTGGGCAGATGGTGAAGAAACGTATCAAAGCCTCGATGAATGGTGCTGAGAGATTTATTAATGGGTTTGAGATTCCTATTGGTATTGAAGCGTTGAGAAATTCATTAAAAAATAACTATTTTCGAGCTTCATTTTATTCATTAGAGAGTAATGAGAAAGTTACTATCGACCAATCCTTGAAAATTCTACAAGATAATCAATGGGTTGATATTTTAGAGGGGTTTGTTGTGGTTGAAGTTAAAGGGATGCACTTTAATGAAAGTAGCTTTGTCCAATTTCTAAGATCACACTCTTTTCGATCGATTAAATTTAGTAAGTATTGTTTTGGAATAGGAATGTTGCACACTCAATTTTTCCCACATAAGAGAAAAGCAGTGTTGCACTATTTAAAGAGTTTAAAATAG
- a CDS encoding DUF5606 domain-containing protein, with the protein MKKILAIGGRPGLYKVVSEAKNSIIVESVVDGKRLPAYATSKISALADISIFTTEGDIPLVDLFRKVSEKEDGGKTISHKASANEIKAYFAEILPNYDEFQVYVSDMKKVFQWYNILQETGLLVFDEEEEDGAE; encoded by the coding sequence ATGAAGAAAATATTAGCTATTGGGGGTCGTCCAGGTTTATATAAGGTAGTATCAGAAGCGAAGAATAGTATTATTGTAGAATCTGTAGTAGATGGAAAACGTCTACCTGCATATGCAACTTCTAAAATTAGTGCATTGGCAGATATCTCTATTTTTACTACAGAAGGAGATATCCCATTGGTGGATTTATTCCGTAAGGTTTCAGAGAAAGAAGACGGAGGAAAAACGATTAGCCACAAAGCTTCTGCAAATGAAATTAAAGCATATTTTGCTGAAATTCTTCCTAACTATGATGAGTTTCAGGTGTATGTTTCTGATATGAAAAAAGTATTCCAATGGTATAATATTCTTCAAGAAACAGGATTGCTTGTTTTTGACGAAGAAGAGGAAGATGGTGCAGAGTAA